From the genome of Papaver somniferum cultivar HN1 chromosome 2, ASM357369v1, whole genome shotgun sequence, one region includes:
- the LOC113347069 gene encoding charged multivesicular body protein 7-like, which produces MNSSVREFIKKEVPDWDDEVVATARFKALSGQRSDWESKLLFWKNLILKVARHLNVFVIRSSEVRNIWFNRKGLMPLCIDQVLLEMYSSGDILLKSDLMDPTAGRLSQMCKRMVNLIGISGPSSSEELIEEFLILSIPLQEKAAEVVKLLSESHWTYFCTVTMSELQSICYGSTEASTVLSYLSSTGKARYLSICKADFIEGVKVSLVKEAVPTISSLDYDVLQLIWTKEKLQQQLDVIDQRYEMSRKSALNFMKAGNKQVALRHARQLKLNSESREKCTSMLNRVEEVLTIITNAESTKKVVEAIQIGSRAMKESGISAEEVHVCLQELDDTVASQKEVEEALASAPIQCTDIDDEDLEKEFRMLEMELEDLTPQKDTAAPTQNDLLKKEESKISETKIADSGRTGDAVPRESAESLVSKLSNLQLEAA; this is translated from the exons ATGAATTCGTCAGTTAGAGAATTCATAAAGAAGGAAGTACCTGATTGGGACGATGAAGTAGTTGCAACCGCTCGATTTAAAGCTTTGAGTGGACAAAGATCAGATTGGGAATCCAAACTCCTGTTCTGGAAAAACTTGATTTTAAAAGTTGCCCGACATCTGAATGTCTTCGTCATTCGCTCATCAgag GTGAGGAATATTTGGTTTAACCGAAAAGGGTTAATGCCTCTGTGCATTGATCAAGTGCTG CTTGAAATGTATAGTTCGGGTGATATTTTGCTGAAGAGCGATCTTATGGATCCAACTGCCGGGCGTTTATCCCAAATGTGTAAACGGATGGTTAATTTGATAGGTATTTCGGGACCATCCTCTTCCGAAGAACTAATTGAAGAGTTTCTTATTCTAAGTATACCACTTCAG GAAAAGGCTGCTGAAGTAGTCAAACTTTTATCTGAAAGCCACTGGACATATTTTTGCACGGTTACTATGAGCGAGCTCCAGAGTATCTGTTATGGATCCACTGAAGCCTCTACGGTTTTGAGTTACTTATCAAGTACAGGAAAAGCAAGATACCTTTCGATCTGTAAAGCGGACTTTATTGAG GGTGTCAAGGTTTCTCTTGTGAAAGAAGCTGTCCCTACTATCtcaagtcttgactatgatgtTCTGCAATTGATCTGGACGAAGGAGAAGCTTCAGCAGCAACTTGATGTGATCGATCAACGTTATGAGAT GTCAAGGAAATCCGCATTGAACTTCATGAAGGCTGGCAACAAGCAAGTCGCGCTCAGACATGCAAGGCAATTAAAATTGAACTCTGAAAGCAGAGAAAAGTGCACGTCCATGTTGAACAGGGTTGAGGAAGTTCTCACAATCATTACAAATGCTGAATCCACAAAGAAG GTCGTCGAGGCAATACAAATTGGTTCTCGAGCAATGAAGGAAAGTGGGATTAGTGCTGAAGAAGTCCACGTTTGTCTACAAGAGCTTGATGATACCGTTGCTTCACAAAAGGAAGTTGAAGAAGCTTTAG CATCAGCTCCGATTCAATGCACAGATATTGACGACGAAGATTTGGAAAAGGAATTCAGGATGCTGGAGATGGAACTAGAAGATTTGACCCCACAGAAAGATACTGCTGCACCTACTCAGAATGATTTACTAAAGAAAGAAGAAAGTAAAATATCAGAAACTAAGATAGCAGATAGTGGGAGGACAGGAGATGCAGTTCCGCGAGAATCTGCTGAATCATTGGTCAGTAAGTTATCAAATCTCCAGCTCGAGGCAGCTTAG
- the LOC113347071 gene encoding uncharacterized protein LOC113347071 isoform X2, translating into MATETVAIPDHTTTEQVEKQVSEVKAIEQEVICPPKENGVEVVEENPKTEELAFPAHAVASEEKKEDQPIEAPAAVPVEKVDEVPVLDAQAVDGQKVIEECKPEPDVSDVPVAAIAVVEKEPEVVSKLDDVPVVEEVIQPETTPTEVVSDSISAVAVTEKSLEAVDILEEVTPTSEVKVPEPDSKVVEVPEPVVVVEEKSPEVVKVVEEKTEVIEPKESAESKIPKGKTLEELMSKDQEPVVPAVLDTVTPTSQETPAEPIEINVAKVEEVSAVPDVVNTADIEVGKVEEVNEPEITKTEDVANGNVVEELATETALDAGKVEEQKEVENVKCEEAVDEKNVKVEEKQLENAKNEEVNHSNSATEVTEKPSEVETTSRDVEVVPEEKREECVKDDKVAAVEPSKDKNVDEKSDVVDTTTTATTTVDAPVEETKELVSEEKAADCVETGADKLDKAADTVEENAKSDAPILESSKDVTVPKAEDDLPKQDTPPKAKHSNNIMSKVKQSIVKVKKAIIGKSPSSKTISVDTKEDLKAK; encoded by the exons ATGGCTACTGAGACTGTTGCTATTCCTGATCATACTACTACTGAG CAAGTTGAGAAGCAAGTATCTGAAGTTAAAGCCATTGAACAAGAAGTTATTTGTCCACCCAAGGAAAACGGAGTAGAAGTTGTGGAAGAAAATCCCAAAACTGAGGAATTAGCATTTCCAGCTCACGCAGTCGCatcagaagaaaagaaagaagaccaACCAATTGAAGCACCTGCTGCTGTGCCCGTTGAAAAGGTTGATGAGGTTCCTGTTTTGGATGCTCAAGCTGTAGATGGCCAAAAAGTTATTGAGGAATGCAAACCAGAACCAGATGTTTCTGATGTTCCCGTTGCGGCAATTGCAGTTGTTGAAAAGGAACCAGAAGTGGTGTCAAAGTTAGATGATGTCCCTGTTGTTGAGGAG GTGATACAACCTGAAACCACCCCTACTGAGGTCGTGAGTGATTCCATTTCCGCTGTCGCAGTTACTGAAAAGTCACTTGAGGCGGTAGATATACTGGAGGAAGTAACTCCTACTTCAGAAGTAAAAGTTCCAGAACCAGACTCTAAAGTAGTCGAAGTGCCAGAACCGGTTGTGGTAGTGGAGGAAAAATCACCTGAAGTTGTTAAAGTAGTGGAAGAAAAAACTGAGGTTATTGAGCCTAAAGAAAGTGCAGAGAGTAAAATTCCAAAAGGTAAAACCCTCGAGGAACTGATGTCTAAAGATCAGGAGCCTGTTGTACCTGCAGTTCTTGATACAGTAACTCCTACCAGTCAGGAAACTCCTGCTGAACCAATAGAAATTAATGTGGCTAAGGTAGAGGAAGTATCTGCTGTTCCTGATGTTGTAAATACAGCCGATATTGAGGTGGGAAAAGTTGAGGAGGTCAACGAACCTGAGATTACCAAGACCGAGGATGTAGCTAACGGTAACGTGGTTGAGGAACTGGCAACAGAAACTGCACTTGATGCTGGAAAGGTTGAAGAACAGAAAGAAGTAGAAAACGTTAAATGTGAAGAAGCTGTTGATGAGAAGAATgtgaaagttgaagaaaaacaacTTGAGAATGCCAAAAACGAGGAAGTGAACCATTCCAATTCGGCTACTGAGGTTACTGAAAAGCCTTCTGAAGTAGAGACCACATCTAGGGATGTCGAAGTGGTCCCTGAAGAGAAAAGAGAGGAATGTGTTAAAGATGATAAAGTCGCTGCAGTTGAACCTAGCAAGGATAAAAATGTAGATGAAAAATCTGATGTTGTTGATACTACTACTACCGCTACTACTACTGTCGATGCACCAGTGGAAGAAACCAAGGAATTAGTATCAGAGGAGAAAGCAGCTGACTGCGTAGAAACTGGTGCAGATAAGTTGGATAAAGCAGCAGATACGGTTGAGGAAAATGCAAAATCTGATGCCCCAATTCTGGAGTCCAGCAAAGATGTTACAGTCCCAAAAGCAGAAGATGACCTTCCTAAACAAGATACTCCACCTAAAGCAAAGCATTCAAACAACATCATGTCAAAGGTGAAACAGTCGATCGTGAAAGTGAAGAAAGCAATCATTGGGAAATCTCCTAGCTCAAAAACTATCTCAGTCGATACCAAGGAAGATTTGAAAGCAAAGTAG
- the LOC113347071 gene encoding uncharacterized protein LOC113347071 isoform X1, giving the protein MATETVAIPDHTTTEQVEKQVSEVKAIEQEVICPPKENGVEVVEENPKTEELAFPAHAVASEEKKEDQPIEAPAAVPVEKVDEVPVLDAQAVDGQKVIEECKPEPDVSDVPVAAIAVVEKEPEVVSKLDDVPVVEEVPVLDAQAVDVQKVIEECKPEPDVSDVPVAATAVVEKEPEVVSKLDDVAVVEEVIQPETTPTEVVSDSISAVAVTEKSLEAVDILEEVTPTSEVKVPEPDSKVVEVPEPVVVVEEKSPEVVKVVEEKTEVIEPKESAESKIPKGKTLEELMSKDQEPVVPAVLDTVTPTSQETPAEPIEINVAKVEEVSAVPDVVNTADIEVGKVEEVNEPEITKTEDVANGNVVEELATETALDAGKVEEQKEVENVKCEEAVDEKNVKVEEKQLENAKNEEVNHSNSATEVTEKPSEVETTSRDVEVVPEEKREECVKDDKVAAVEPSKDKNVDEKSDVVDTTTTATTTVDAPVEETKELVSEEKAADCVETGADKLDKAADTVEENAKSDAPILESSKDVTVPKAEDDLPKQDTPPKAKHSNNIMSKVKQSIVKVKKAIIGKSPSSKTISVDTKEDLKAK; this is encoded by the exons ATGGCTACTGAGACTGTTGCTATTCCTGATCATACTACTACTGAG CAAGTTGAGAAGCAAGTATCTGAAGTTAAAGCCATTGAACAAGAAGTTATTTGTCCACCCAAGGAAAACGGAGTAGAAGTTGTGGAAGAAAATCCCAAAACTGAGGAATTAGCATTTCCAGCTCACGCAGTCGCatcagaagaaaagaaagaagaccaACCAATTGAAGCACCTGCTGCTGTGCCCGTTGAAAAGGTTGATGAGGTTCCTGTTTTGGATGCTCAAGCTGTAGATGGCCAAAAAGTTATTGAGGAATGCAAACCAGAACCAGATGTTTCTGATGTTCCCGTTGCGGCAATTGCAGTTGTTGAAAAGGAACCAGAAGTGGTGTCAAAGTTAGATGATGTCCCTGTTGTTGAGGAGGTTCCTGTTTTGGATGCTCAAGCTGTAGATGTCCAAAAAGTTATTGAGGAATGCAAACCAGAACCAGATGTTTCTGATGTTCCCGTTGCGGCAACTGCAGTTGTTGAAAAGGAACCAGAAGTGGTGTCAAAGTTAGATGATGTCGCTGTTGTTGAGGAGGTGATACAACCTGAAACCACCCCTACTGAGGTCGTGAGTGATTCCATTTCCGCTGTCGCAGTTACTGAAAAGTCACTTGAGGCGGTAGATATACTGGAGGAAGTAACTCCTACTTCAGAAGTAAAAGTTCCAGAACCAGACTCTAAAGTAGTCGAAGTGCCAGAACCGGTTGTGGTAGTGGAGGAAAAATCACCTGAAGTTGTTAAAGTAGTGGAAGAAAAAACTGAGGTTATTGAGCCTAAAGAAAGTGCAGAGAGTAAAATTCCAAAAGGTAAAACCCTCGAGGAACTGATGTCTAAAGATCAGGAGCCTGTTGTACCTGCAGTTCTTGATACAGTAACTCCTACCAGTCAGGAAACTCCTGCTGAACCAATAGAAATTAATGTGGCTAAGGTAGAGGAAGTATCTGCTGTTCCTGATGTTGTAAATACAGCCGATATTGAGGTGGGAAAAGTTGAGGAGGTCAACGAACCTGAGATTACCAAGACCGAGGATGTAGCTAACGGTAACGTGGTTGAGGAACTGGCAACAGAAACTGCACTTGATGCTGGAAAGGTTGAAGAACAGAAAGAAGTAGAAAACGTTAAATGTGAAGAAGCTGTTGATGAGAAGAATgtgaaagttgaagaaaaacaacTTGAGAATGCCAAAAACGAGGAAGTGAACCATTCCAATTCGGCTACTGAGGTTACTGAAAAGCCTTCTGAAGTAGAGACCACATCTAGGGATGTCGAAGTGGTCCCTGAAGAGAAAAGAGAGGAATGTGTTAAAGATGATAAAGTCGCTGCAGTTGAACCTAGCAAGGATAAAAATGTAGATGAAAAATCTGATGTTGTTGATACTACTACTACCGCTACTACTACTGTCGATGCACCAGTGGAAGAAACCAAGGAATTAGTATCAGAGGAGAAAGCAGCTGACTGCGTAGAAACTGGTGCAGATAAGTTGGATAAAGCAGCAGATACGGTTGAGGAAAATGCAAAATCTGATGCCCCAATTCTGGAGTCCAGCAAAGATGTTACAGTCCCAAAAGCAGAAGATGACCTTCCTAAACAAGATACTCCACCTAAAGCAAAGCATTCAAACAACATCATGTCAAAGGTGAAACAGTCGATCGTGAAAGTGAAGAAAGCAATCATTGGGAAATCTCCTAGCTCAAAAACTATCTCAGTCGATACCAAGGAAGATTTGAAAGCAAAGTAG